One genomic window of Acidovorax radicis includes the following:
- a CDS encoding IlvD/Edd family dehydratase, with translation MDKTPRRPFRSRDWFADPARSDMTALYLERFMNYGLTPEELRSGRPIIGIAQTGSDLSPCNRIHLDLARRVRDGIRDAGGIPMEFPVHPIFENCRRPTAALDRNLAYLGLVEILYGYPIDAVVLTTGCDKTTPAGIMAASTVDIPAIVLSGGPMLDGWHDGELVGSGTVIWRSRRQLAAGEIDEEEFLQRACSSAPSAGHCNTMGTASTMNAVAEALGLSLPGCAAIPAPYRERGQMAYETGRRIVEMAYEDLRPSRILTRESFLNALSVVSVAGGSSNAQVHIMAMARHAGVVLEAQDWTEHAYDLPLLLNMQPAGQFLGERFFRAGGVPALMWELQQAGRLHGDCASVTGKTIGDNLQGRETRDREVIKPFSAPLMEKAGFMVLSGNLFDFGIMKTSVISEAFRQRYLSQPGAEGIFEARAMVFEGADDYHARINDPALNIDEGCILVMRGAGPIGWPGSAEVVNMQPPDALIKRGINTLPTLGDGRQSGTADSPSILNASPESAVGGGLCWLHSGDTIRIDLNTGRCDALVAADEIKRRQRELPAPPVPASQSPWEALYREKTGQLVDGATLDFALQFQRISEKTPRHNH, from the coding sequence ATGGACAAGACACCCCGCCGCCCTTTCCGCTCGCGCGACTGGTTTGCCGACCCCGCGCGCTCCGACATGACCGCGCTCTATCTGGAACGCTTCATGAACTATGGGCTAACGCCCGAAGAGCTGCGCTCGGGCCGGCCCATCATCGGCATCGCGCAAACGGGCAGTGACCTCTCGCCCTGCAACCGCATCCACCTGGACCTGGCGCGCCGCGTGCGCGACGGCATCCGCGACGCGGGCGGCATTCCGATGGAGTTCCCCGTCCACCCCATTTTTGAAAATTGCCGTCGCCCCACGGCCGCGCTGGACCGCAACCTGGCCTACCTGGGGCTGGTGGAAATCCTGTATGGCTACCCCATCGACGCTGTGGTGCTGACCACGGGCTGCGACAAGACCACACCGGCAGGCATCATGGCCGCCTCCACCGTGGACATCCCGGCCATCGTGCTCTCGGGCGGGCCCATGCTCGACGGCTGGCACGACGGTGAGCTGGTGGGCTCGGGGACCGTGATCTGGCGCAGCCGCCGCCAGCTGGCGGCAGGCGAGATCGATGAAGAAGAATTCTTGCAGCGCGCCTGCAGCAGCGCCCCCTCCGCAGGCCACTGCAACACCATGGGCACGGCATCGACCATGAACGCCGTGGCCGAGGCGCTGGGCCTGTCGCTGCCTGGCTGCGCCGCCATTCCGGCGCCCTACCGGGAACGCGGCCAAATGGCCTACGAGACCGGGCGGCGCATTGTCGAGATGGCCTATGAAGACCTGCGGCCCTCGCGCATCCTCACGCGCGAGAGTTTTCTGAACGCCCTGTCGGTGGTCAGCGTGGCCGGGGGATCCAGCAATGCGCAGGTGCACATCATGGCCATGGCGCGCCACGCGGGCGTGGTGCTGGAGGCCCAGGACTGGACCGAACATGCCTACGACCTGCCCTTGCTGCTGAACATGCAGCCGGCGGGCCAGTTTCTGGGCGAGCGATTCTTTCGCGCAGGTGGCGTACCCGCCCTGATGTGGGAGCTGCAGCAGGCGGGTCGCCTGCACGGCGACTGCGCCAGCGTGACGGGCAAGACCATCGGCGACAACTTGCAAGGCCGCGAAACGCGCGACCGCGAGGTGATCAAACCCTTTAGTGCGCCGCTGATGGAGAAGGCCGGCTTTATGGTGCTTAGCGGCAACCTGTTTGACTTCGGCATCATGAAGACCTCGGTGATCTCCGAAGCCTTTCGCCAGCGCTACCTCAGCCAGCCGGGCGCGGAAGGCATCTTTGAAGCCCGCGCCATGGTGTTCGAGGGCGCGGACGACTACCACGCCCGCATCAACGACCCGGCACTGAACATCGACGAAGGCTGCATCCTGGTGATGCGCGGCGCAGGCCCCATCGGCTGGCCGGGCTCGGCCGAAGTGGTGAACATGCAGCCGCCCGATGCGCTGATCAAGCGCGGCATCAACACCCTGCCCACGCTGGGCGACGGACGCCAGTCGGGCACGGCAGACAGCCCCTCCATCCTCAACGCGTCGCCCGAGAGCGCAGTGGGCGGTGGCCTGTGCTGGCTGCACAGCGGCGACACGATCCGCATCGACTTGAACACAGGCCGCTGCGACGCGCTGGTGGCGGCTGATGAGATCAAACGCCGCCAACGTGAGCTGCCCGCACCGCCCGTACCCGCCAGCCAGTCGCCCTGGGAAGCGCTGTACCGCGAGAAGACGGGCCAGCTGGTGGATGGCGCCACGCTGGACTTTGCGCTGCAGTTCCAACGCATCTCTGAAAAAACCCCGCGTCACAACCACTGA
- a CDS encoding methyl-accepting chemotaxis protein — MKLSLKLPLTFTVSLLLLFAAALFGISRLNQALDTYETTVAQSFEHERMAASMLNNFKVQVQEWKNVLLRGKDPAQLTRYWAAFEKQEQAIKDEAQKLIAALPAGEGRERVQQFAQAHERMGAAYRKGFEAFKAADHDPHAGDKAVEGMDREPSQLLDQAGDLIAKASSAVAERAAASAQRATTISLVVMLVVCALGIVGAIAFSRTVVNPLDNAVRVSQAVASGDLTVARQVQGKDEIALLLNALHDMQISLSQVVSNVRNNADSVAAASTEIAQGNNDLSARTEQQASALEETSASMEELSSTVQANAENARTANQLAVNASTVAVHGGDVVAEVVTTMKGINDSSNKIADIISVIDGIAFQTNILALNAAVEAARAGEQGRGFAVVAGEVRNLAVRSAEAAKEIKALITASVERVEQGTALVDKAGATMNEVVSAIRRVTDIVGEISAASSEQSAGVAQVGDAITEMDQATQQNAALVEQSAAAADSLKVQAQQLVQAVAVFRLADSDANAPARARMPAPRHGPPRLAAG; from the coding sequence ATGAAGCTCAGCCTCAAGCTCCCCCTGACCTTTACCGTGTCGCTGCTCTTGCTGTTTGCGGCGGCGCTGTTTGGCATCAGCCGCCTGAACCAGGCGCTCGACACCTACGAGACCACCGTGGCCCAAAGCTTTGAGCACGAGCGCATGGCGGCGAGCATGCTCAATAACTTCAAGGTGCAGGTGCAGGAGTGGAAGAACGTGCTGCTACGCGGCAAGGACCCGGCGCAGCTCACGCGCTACTGGGCCGCGTTTGAAAAGCAGGAACAGGCCATCAAGGACGAGGCGCAAAAGCTCATCGCCGCCCTGCCCGCAGGCGAAGGCCGTGAACGCGTGCAGCAGTTTGCCCAGGCCCACGAACGCATGGGCGCCGCCTACCGCAAGGGGTTTGAGGCCTTCAAGGCGGCTGACCACGACCCGCATGCCGGCGACAAGGCCGTGGAGGGCATGGACCGCGAGCCCTCGCAACTGCTGGACCAGGCGGGCGACCTGATCGCCAAGGCCAGCAGCGCGGTGGCCGAACGTGCCGCTGCCTCCGCACAGCGCGCCACCACCATCAGCCTGGTGGTGATGCTGGTGGTGTGCGCCCTGGGCATTGTGGGCGCCATTGCCTTCAGCCGCACCGTGGTGAACCCGCTGGACAACGCGGTGCGCGTGTCACAGGCGGTGGCCAGCGGCGACCTCACGGTGGCGCGGCAGGTGCAGGGCAAGGACGAAATCGCCCTGCTGCTCAATGCCCTGCACGACATGCAGATCAGCCTGTCGCAGGTGGTGAGCAATGTGCGCAACAACGCCGACAGCGTGGCCGCCGCCAGCACCGAAATCGCGCAAGGCAATAACGACCTGAGCGCCCGCACCGAGCAGCAGGCCAGCGCGCTGGAAGAAACCTCGGCATCGATGGAAGAGCTGAGTTCCACCGTGCAGGCCAATGCCGAAAACGCCCGCACCGCCAACCAGCTGGCCGTGAACGCCAGCACCGTGGCCGTGCATGGCGGCGATGTGGTGGCCGAGGTGGTGACCACCATGAAGGGCATCAACGACAGCAGCAACAAGATTGCAGACATCATCAGCGTGATCGACGGCATCGCCTTTCAGACCAATATCCTGGCGCTGAACGCCGCGGTGGAAGCCGCCCGCGCAGGCGAACAAGGCCGGGGCTTTGCCGTGGTGGCTGGTGAAGTACGCAACCTGGCAGTACGCAGCGCAGAAGCCGCCAAGGAAATCAAAGCCCTCATCACCGCCAGCGTCGAACGCGTGGAACAAGGCACCGCGCTGGTGGACAAGGCGGGCGCCACGATGAACGAGGTGGTCAGCGCCATCCGCCGCGTGACCGATATCGTGGGCGAGATCAGCGCCGCCAGCAGCGAGCAGAGCGCAGGCGTGGCCCAGGTAGGGGACGCCATCACCGAAATGGACCAGGCCACGCAGCAGAACGCAGCGCTGGTCGAACAGAGCGCGGCGGCGGCCGACAGCCTCAAGGTGCAGGCGCAGCAGCTGGTGCAGGCGGTGGCGGTGTTCCGACTGGCGGACTCCGACGCCAATGCACCAGCGCGGGCCCGCATGCCCGCCCCCAGGCATGGCCCGCCTCGGTTGGCCGCTGGCTGA
- a CDS encoding acyloxyacyl hydrolase: MAVPVGAQESATAASLSSIQTAAPQPRRIFIDGARAASDVGLVSVGVQWPWGWRSNVLGGELTGHWDTHIAHWRVPEGAAAQGRRHWTQLAVVPTLRLRFDGGRSAWFMEGGIGVSVLDGHYATRHKTFSTRFNFSDHQGVGFNFGARRQHELALVLRHVSNGGIRKPNPGEDFVQVRYSRVF; encoded by the coding sequence TTGGCGGTCCCTGTAGGTGCGCAGGAGAGTGCCACCGCTGCGTCGCTTTCCTCGATACAAACCGCTGCGCCGCAGCCCCGCCGTATCTTTATCGATGGTGCGCGGGCCGCCAGTGATGTTGGCCTGGTTTCGGTGGGGGTGCAGTGGCCCTGGGGGTGGCGCAGCAACGTACTGGGTGGCGAGCTGACGGGGCATTGGGACACGCATATCGCCCACTGGCGCGTGCCAGAAGGCGCGGCGGCGCAGGGGCGTCGGCACTGGACGCAACTGGCCGTGGTGCCCACTTTGCGCTTGCGCTTCGACGGCGGGCGCTCTGCCTGGTTCATGGAAGGCGGTATTGGCGTGTCGGTGCTGGACGGCCACTATGCAACGCGGCACAAGACCTTCAGTACGCGCTTCAATTTCTCCGACCACCAGGGTGTGGGCTTCAACTTTGGGGCGCGACGGCAGCACGAGCTGGCGCTGGTGCTGCGCCACGTCTCCAACGGCGGCATCCGTAAACCCAACCCGGGAGAAGACTTCGTGCAGGTGCGCTATAGCCGGGTTTTTTGA
- a CDS encoding 6,7-dimethyl-8-ribityllumazine synthase: MNQSSFHSHHAAAANADQSGRTATAHRSERVAVVCASWHRDIVHQARDAAIAEFARSGLPAGQIEQFEVPGAFEIPLLAKRLAQSGRYDAIVACALVVNGGIYRHEFVTTAVIDGLMRVQLDTGVPVMSAVLTPRDFHEHEDHVRFFREHFVKKGTEVAQACLQTMAYLRKLASPTLATAQQAAPMLVED, from the coding sequence ATGAATCAGTCGTCCTTCCATTCCCACCATGCCGCTGCTGCCAACGCCGATCAGAGCGGCCGGACAGCGACAGCGCACCGCAGCGAACGGGTTGCGGTCGTCTGCGCCAGTTGGCACCGGGACATCGTTCACCAGGCCCGCGATGCCGCCATCGCAGAGTTCGCGCGCAGCGGGTTGCCTGCAGGGCAAATCGAGCAGTTCGAGGTGCCTGGTGCGTTCGAGATCCCGCTGCTGGCCAAGCGGCTGGCGCAAAGCGGGCGCTACGACGCCATCGTGGCCTGTGCGCTGGTGGTCAACGGCGGCATCTATCGGCACGAGTTTGTGACCACCGCCGTCATCGACGGCCTGATGCGGGTGCAGCTGGACACCGGCGTGCCCGTGATGTCCGCCGTGCTCACGCCGCGCGATTTTCATGAGCACGAAGACCATGTGCGCTTCTTCCGCGAGCATTTCGTGAAGAAGGGCACCGAGGTGGCCCAGGCCTGCCTGCAGACCATGGCCTACTTGCGCAAACTGGCATCGCCCACGCTGGCCACCGCGCAGCAGGCAGCCCCCATGCTGGTAGAAGACTGA
- a CDS encoding CaiB/BaiF CoA transferase family protein codes for MTTPTPNAGALAGIKVLDLSRVLAGPWCTQILADLGADVVKVERPGVGDDTRQWGPPFLKDAQGNDTNQASYYTACNRNKRSVTIDMASPEGQALIRQMAQEADIVVENFKVGGLKQYGLDHESLRALNPRLIYCSVTGFGQDGPYAERAGYDLMVQAMTGLMSITGQADHQPGGGPMRVGVAVIDLFTGLYASNAILAALHVRDNATNGTGQGQHIDMALLDVGMALLANQASGFLATGKAPGRMGNSHPSLAPYQDFPTQDGNMLLAIGNDGQFQRFCAAAEQPQWASDPRYATNTLRVQNRVTLIPAMEAVTRTRTTADWITLLEDKAVPCGPINTIAQAFDDAQVKARGLAVTLPRWKDGEAATDNVQHITGVASPLRLSATPPVLRNAPPALGQHTDEVLREMGLDPARIAALRASGVL; via the coding sequence ATGACCACACCCACCCCCAACGCAGGCGCCCTCGCAGGCATCAAGGTGCTCGACCTCTCCCGCGTGCTGGCCGGGCCGTGGTGCACGCAGATCCTGGCGGACCTGGGCGCGGACGTGGTCAAGGTAGAGCGCCCCGGCGTGGGCGACGACACGCGCCAGTGGGGCCCGCCCTTTTTGAAGGACGCCCAGGGCAACGACACGAACCAGGCCAGCTACTACACCGCCTGCAACCGCAACAAGCGCTCAGTCACCATCGACATGGCCTCGCCCGAAGGCCAGGCGCTCATCAGGCAGATGGCGCAAGAGGCCGACATCGTGGTGGAGAACTTCAAGGTCGGCGGCCTGAAGCAATATGGCCTGGACCATGAAAGCCTGCGCGCACTCAACCCGCGCCTCATCTACTGCTCCGTCACCGGCTTCGGGCAAGACGGCCCCTATGCCGAGCGTGCGGGCTACGACCTGATGGTGCAGGCCATGACGGGCCTGATGAGCATCACCGGCCAGGCCGACCACCAGCCCGGCGGCGGCCCCATGCGCGTGGGCGTGGCCGTGATCGACCTGTTCACCGGCCTGTACGCCAGCAACGCCATCCTGGCGGCGCTGCACGTGCGCGACAACGCCACGAACGGCACGGGCCAGGGCCAGCACATCGACATGGCCCTGCTCGACGTGGGCATGGCCTTGCTGGCCAACCAGGCCTCGGGCTTTCTGGCCACCGGCAAGGCGCCCGGCCGCATGGGCAACAGCCACCCCAGCCTCGCGCCCTACCAGGACTTCCCCACGCAGGACGGCAACATGCTGCTGGCCATCGGCAACGATGGGCAGTTCCAGCGCTTTTGCGCCGCCGCCGAGCAGCCCCAGTGGGCCAGCGACCCGCGCTATGCCACCAACACCCTGCGCGTACAAAACCGCGTCACGCTGATCCCCGCCATGGAGGCCGTGACCCGCACGCGCACCACGGCCGACTGGATCACGCTGCTGGAAGACAAGGCCGTGCCCTGCGGCCCCATCAACACCATTGCCCAGGCGTTTGACGACGCGCAGGTGAAGGCCCGTGGCCTGGCCGTGACGCTGCCGCGCTGGAAGGACGGCGAGGCCGCCACCGACAACGTGCAGCACATCACCGGCGTGGCCAGCCCGCTGCGCCTGTCGGCCACGCCACCCGTGCTGCGCAACGCCCCGCCCGCACTGGGCCAGCACACCGACGAGGTGCTGCGCGAGATGGGACTAGACCCAGCGCGCATTGCAGCGCTGCGGGCCAGCGGGGTGCTGTAG
- a CDS encoding TRAP transporter substrate-binding protein, which yields MKFKTLALAATVLVALAAPVSAQIKEHVFKVGIGLSEDHPQALAVKYFAEQLAAKSGGKMTAKLFASGSLGNDVSMTSALRGGTLEMTIPDSSTLMSLIKPFGVLNLPLTFNNEQEADAVLDGPFGQKLLAMLPDKGLIGLGFWENGFRHVTNSRRAINKADDLAGLKLRVIQSPLFLDTFNALGTNATPMPFTELYTAMEQSAVDGQENPPATILASKFYEVQKHLVLSRHMYSAWVLLMSKKAWDGLSPQEQKIVQEAAREATVYERKTIRAFSETALGELKKAGMQITELPAAEQAKLRAKLQPVLTKYGREFGEATTNELMGELTKARGTAATAAK from the coding sequence ATGAAGTTCAAAACCCTCGCCCTGGCCGCCACGGTGCTGGTAGCCCTGGCCGCCCCGGTGTCTGCGCAAATCAAGGAACATGTGTTCAAGGTCGGCATCGGCCTGAGCGAAGACCATCCCCAGGCTCTGGCAGTCAAGTACTTTGCAGAGCAGTTGGCAGCCAAGAGCGGCGGCAAGATGACCGCCAAGCTGTTTGCCAGCGGCTCGCTGGGCAACGATGTGAGCATGACATCGGCCCTGCGCGGCGGCACGCTGGAGATGACGATTCCCGACTCGTCCACGCTGATGTCGCTGATCAAGCCCTTTGGCGTGCTGAACCTGCCGCTCACCTTCAACAACGAGCAAGAAGCCGATGCCGTGCTGGACGGCCCCTTTGGCCAGAAGCTGCTGGCCATGCTGCCCGACAAGGGCCTCATCGGCCTGGGCTTCTGGGAGAACGGCTTTCGCCACGTAACCAACTCGCGCCGCGCCATCAACAAGGCCGACGACCTGGCGGGCCTGAAGCTGCGCGTGATCCAGAGCCCCCTGTTCCTGGATACCTTCAACGCGCTGGGCACCAACGCCACGCCCATGCCGTTTACCGAGCTGTATACCGCCATGGAGCAGTCTGCCGTGGACGGGCAGGAGAACCCGCCCGCCACCATCCTGGCCAGCAAGTTCTATGAGGTGCAAAAGCACCTGGTGCTGTCACGCCACATGTACAGCGCCTGGGTGCTGCTCATGTCCAAGAAGGCTTGGGACGGCCTGTCGCCCCAGGAGCAAAAGATCGTTCAGGAGGCTGCGCGCGAAGCCACCGTGTACGAGCGCAAGACGATTCGCGCATTCAGCGAAACCGCGCTGGGCGAGCTGAAGAAGGCGGGCATGCAGATCACCGAGTTGCCCGCCGCCGAACAGGCCAAGCTGCGCGCCAAGCTTCAACCCGTGCTGACCAAGTACGGCCGTGAATTTGGCGAAGCAACCACCAATGAGCTGATGGGCGAACTGACCAAGGCACGCGGCACTGCAGCCACTGCTGCAAAGTAG
- a CDS encoding acyl-CoA dehydrogenase, with amino-acid sequence MAHAAFQWDDPFLLSQQLTDDERAIQAAAAAYCQDKLAPRVLDAFRHEKMDVSIFREMGEVGLLGPTIPEQYGGPGLSYVAYGLIAREVERVDSGYRSMASVQSSLVMVPIHEFGTEAQKQKYLPKLATGEWIGCFGLTEPDHGSDPGSMATRAYKVDGGYKLKGSKMWITNSPVADVFVVWAKEVSEGGAVGPIRGFVLEKGMKGLTAPAIHGKVGLRASITGEIVMDDVFVPEENAFPEVQGLKGPFTCLNSARYGIAWGALGAAEFCWHTARQYTLDRKQFGRPLAANQLIQKKLADMQTEIAIGLQACLQFGRMKDAGTASVEGTSIIKRNSCGKALDIARLARDMMGGNGISDEFGVARHLVNLEVVNTYEGTHDVHALILGRAQTGIAAFA; translated from the coding sequence ATGGCCCACGCCGCTTTTCAATGGGATGACCCTTTCCTCCTGAGCCAGCAACTGACCGACGACGAGCGCGCCATCCAGGCCGCTGCCGCCGCCTACTGCCAGGACAAGCTGGCGCCCCGCGTGCTCGACGCCTTCCGCCACGAAAAGATGGACGTGAGCATCTTCCGCGAGATGGGCGAAGTGGGCCTCTTGGGCCCCACCATCCCCGAGCAGTACGGCGGCCCCGGCCTGAGCTACGTGGCCTATGGCCTGATCGCCCGCGAGGTGGAGCGTGTGGATTCGGGCTACCGCTCCATGGCCAGCGTGCAGTCGTCGCTGGTGATGGTGCCTATCCATGAGTTCGGCACCGAAGCGCAAAAGCAGAAGTACCTGCCCAAGCTCGCCACCGGCGAGTGGATTGGCTGCTTTGGTCTGACCGAGCCCGACCACGGCTCCGACCCCGGCAGCATGGCCACGCGCGCCTACAAGGTCGATGGCGGCTACAAGCTCAAGGGCAGCAAGATGTGGATCACCAACAGCCCCGTGGCCGACGTGTTCGTGGTCTGGGCCAAGGAAGTGTCCGAAGGCGGCGCCGTGGGTCCGATTCGCGGCTTTGTGCTGGAAAAGGGCATGAAAGGCCTGACGGCACCCGCCATCCACGGCAAGGTGGGCCTGCGCGCGTCGATTACCGGCGAGATCGTGATGGACGACGTGTTCGTGCCCGAAGAAAACGCCTTCCCTGAAGTGCAGGGCCTCAAGGGCCCCTTCACCTGCCTCAACAGCGCCCGCTACGGCATTGCCTGGGGCGCCCTGGGTGCGGCCGAGTTCTGCTGGCACACTGCCCGCCAGTACACGCTGGACCGCAAGCAGTTTGGCCGCCCCCTCGCCGCCAACCAGCTCATCCAGAAGAAGCTGGCCGACATGCAGACCGAGATCGCCATCGGTCTGCAGGCCTGCCTACAGTTTGGCCGCATGAAGGACGCGGGCACGGCCAGCGTGGAAGGCACCTCCATCATCAAGCGCAACAGCTGCGGCAAGGCGCTGGACATTGCCCGCCTGGCGCGCGACATGATGGGCGGCAACGGCATCAGCGATGAGTTCGGCGTGGCCCGCCATCTGGTGAACCTGGAAGTGGTGAACACCTATGAAGGCACGCACGATGTGCATGCCCTCATCCTGGGCCGCGCCCAGACGGGTATCGCAGCATTTGCATGA
- a CDS encoding LysR substrate-binding domain-containing protein yields MSSDVFPGKPLSLAQACARLRFRHLQFLDILGRTRNLRLTAEQMHVTQPAATKILMDIEEILDARLFDRLSRGMRPNELGLFTLRYANAALDGQRQFVDEFNALKQGGHGHLTIGAITGSAAHLLVASVVEIQRLRPLLVLKILEQSSDQLVEWLAERKIDLMIGRFTEEAQRSQFHYERLSAEPLQVVAGLHHPLRGAMDLALTELAHWPWILYPASTAVRKVSDDIFGGAGLAPTSGLVETPSFLFALELMHTTNMVSLQPAALVERYVNKGLLARIQVELPDRMPDYGLITRLGEPPTPAAQAFMDVLRETAGLGFDAP; encoded by the coding sequence ATGAGTTCAGACGTTTTTCCGGGGAAACCCTTGTCTTTGGCGCAGGCCTGTGCGCGGCTGCGGTTTCGGCATTTGCAGTTTCTCGACATCCTCGGGCGCACCCGTAATCTGCGGTTGACGGCCGAACAAATGCACGTCACCCAGCCCGCAGCCACCAAGATCCTGATGGACATCGAAGAGATCCTGGACGCGCGTTTGTTCGACCGTTTGTCGCGCGGCATGCGGCCCAACGAGCTGGGGCTCTTTACCCTGCGCTATGCCAACGCGGCACTCGACGGGCAGCGCCAGTTTGTGGACGAGTTCAATGCCCTCAAGCAGGGCGGACATGGTCACCTGACGATTGGTGCGATCACGGGGTCGGCGGCCCATCTGCTGGTCGCGTCGGTCGTTGAGATCCAGCGGCTTCGCCCCTTGCTGGTATTGAAAATACTGGAGCAAAGCAGCGACCAGTTGGTGGAGTGGCTGGCCGAACGCAAGATCGACCTGATGATCGGGCGCTTCACCGAAGAGGCCCAGCGCAGCCAGTTTCACTACGAGCGCCTGTCTGCGGAGCCTTTGCAGGTGGTGGCGGGCCTGCATCATCCCCTGCGCGGCGCCATGGACCTGGCGCTGACCGAGCTGGCCCACTGGCCGTGGATTCTGTATCCCGCCTCGACGGCGGTACGCAAGGTGTCGGACGATATCTTTGGTGGCGCCGGCTTGGCGCCGACGTCGGGGCTGGTGGAGACGCCCTCTTTTCTGTTTGCGCTGGAGCTGATGCACACCACCAACATGGTTTCGCTGCAGCCTGCCGCGCTGGTTGAAAGATACGTGAACAAGGGCCTGCTGGCACGCATCCAGGTCGAGCTGCCAGACCGCATGCCCGACTATGGCCTGATCACCCGCCTGGGCGAGCCGCCCACGCCAGCGGCGCAGGCTTTCATGGATGTGCTGCGCGAGACGGCAGGCCTTGGCTTTGACGCGCCGTAA
- a CDS encoding LysR family transcriptional regulator, translated as MRRNIPSTQALACFEVAARHESYTRAAQELSLTQSAVSRQIQALEEFLGVQLFRRTRHGVVLTPAGAHYGRQVARWLQGLERDTLDVMAHQGEGGTLTLAAVPTFATRWLIPRLPQLAQAHPDIVVHIDTQTRPFLFADTTFDAALYAGTPEQVANWPGVQAQLLMHEDVVPVCSPRLLESAAPRGRGRAHQPVAAEALAGLPLLQQSTRPYGWRQWFDAMGVDAPHALDGPRYELFSMLAVAATHGMGVALMPPLLIEAELASGELVVACNRPLRGERAYYLVSPAQAQPPVLTTFARWLQGMAEAGAPSPAG; from the coding sequence ATGCGCCGCAACATTCCATCGACCCAGGCACTGGCCTGTTTTGAAGTCGCCGCCCGCCACGAGAGCTACACCCGCGCCGCGCAGGAGCTGTCGCTGACCCAGAGCGCCGTGTCCCGCCAGATCCAGGCGCTGGAGGAGTTTTTGGGCGTGCAGCTCTTTCGCCGCACACGCCACGGCGTGGTGCTGACGCCTGCGGGTGCGCACTATGGTCGCCAGGTGGCGCGCTGGCTGCAGGGGCTGGAGCGCGATACGCTGGACGTGATGGCCCACCAGGGTGAGGGCGGCACCCTTACGCTGGCCGCGGTGCCCACCTTTGCCACTCGGTGGCTCATCCCCCGCCTGCCGCAACTGGCGCAGGCGCATCCCGACATCGTGGTGCACATCGATACGCAGACGCGGCCTTTTCTGTTTGCTGACACGACCTTTGATGCTGCGCTGTACGCGGGCACACCCGAGCAGGTCGCCAACTGGCCCGGCGTGCAGGCGCAGTTGCTGATGCACGAAGACGTGGTGCCCGTGTGCAGCCCGCGCCTGCTTGAATCCGCCGCGCCCCGGGGCCGGGGCCGTGCCCACCAGCCCGTGGCGGCCGAGGCGCTGGCCGGCTTGCCCTTGCTGCAGCAAAGCACGCGCCCGTATGGCTGGCGCCAGTGGTTTGATGCGATGGGGGTCGATGCCCCGCACGCGCTCGATGGCCCACGCTATGAGCTGTTCTCCATGCTGGCCGTGGCCGCCACGCATGGCATGGGCGTGGCGCTGATGCCTCCGCTGCTCATCGAGGCCGAGCTGGCCAGCGGCGAGCTGGTGGTTGCCTGCAACCGCCCCCTGCGCGGCGAGCGCGCTTATTACCTCGTCAGCCCGGCGCAGGCGCAGCCCCCGGTGCTGACCACCTTCGCCAGGTGGCTGCAGGGCATGGCCGAAGCAGGAGCGCCTTCGCCTGCGGGATGA